A window from Zingiber officinale cultivar Zhangliang chromosome 7A, Zo_v1.1, whole genome shotgun sequence encodes these proteins:
- the LOC122002085 gene encoding hydroxyproline O-galactosyltransferase GALT6-like → MRRSPKVEAALSLGRKRSLQVMLVAFLLYVALVFIFELPFLSHGIPPALSSAGYAAAGIFGGDGLSIPLNLGAEDRAAPFRPLHGTRRLGGSAGGPAGIRLPSERRRTMSVSGLDFLFDSSSVGRGPFSGLHKAAWDAWEVGQKLLKELKAVPLAWSVAAKENRTQEKCPHSIILSGEEFLQRGKVMVLPCGLTLGSHITLVGKPYQAHAEYDPKIAILNEGEKQVMVSQFMMELQGLKTVDGEDPPRILHFNPRLKGDWSGKPVIEQNTCYRMQWGSAQRCEGWKSLFNDETVDGLVKCEKWIRDDDNRMEESTATWWLNRLIGRTKKISMDWPYPFVEDKLFVLTLSAGLEGYHVNVDGRHVTSFPYRTAYVLEDATGLSVNGDLHVHNIFAGSLPTSHPSFAPQKNLEMSSEWQAPPLPDGPVELFIGILSAGNHFAERMAVRKSWMRAVSKSSDMVARFFVALHGRKEVNFELKKEAEFFGDIVIVPFLDSYDLVVLKTVAICEYGVRIVSARYIMKCDDDTFVRIDPVMNKVKTVPIEKSLYIGNINYHHKPLREGKWAVTYEEWPEEDYPPYANGPGYVVSSDIARFIISDFEKHKLRLFKMEDVSMGMWVEQFNKSRTVEYIHSLKFCQFGCIDDYYTAHYQSPRQMTCMWDKLQAGKPQCCNMR, encoded by the exons ATGAGGAGGTCGCCCAAGGTGGAAGCGGCGCTATCCCTCGGCCGGAAGCGGTCGCTGCAGGTCATGCTCGTCGCCTTCCTACTTTATGTCGCACTTGTTTTCATCTTCGAGCTTCCTTTCCTCTCCCACGGGATTCCCCCCGCCCTCTCTTCCGCTGGGTATGCTGCCGCCGGGATCTTCGGTGGAGACGGACTGAGCATCCCTCTGAACCTCGGCGCCGAGGATCGTGCCGCGCCGTTTCGTCCTTTGCACGGAACCCGCCGCCTGGGTGGCTCCGCCGGGGGACCTGCAGGCATCCGCCTCCCGTCGGAGCGGAGGAGGACGATGTCGGTCTCGGGACTCGATTTCCTCTTCGACAGTTCCTCCGTTGGCAGAGGGCCATTCTCTGGACTTCACAAGGCCGCGTGGGACGCGTGGGAGGTTGGGCAGAAGCTGCTCAAGGAGCTTAAAGCGGTGCCTTTGGCGTGGTCTGTGGCCGCCAAGGAGAATCGAACTCAGGAGAAGTGCCCGCACTCGATAATACTCTCCGGGGAAGAGTTTCTTCAACGGGGGAAGGTGATGGTTCTCCCCTGTGGGTTGACGTTGGGTTCTCACATCACCCTCGTTGGGAAGCCGTACCAAGCCCACGCGGAGTACGACCCTAAAATTGCGATTTTGAACGAAGGGGAGAAGCAGGTTATGGTGTCTCAGTTCATGATGGAGCTGCAGGGGCTTAAGACGGTGGATGGGGAGGATCCGCCTAGGATCCTCCATTTCAATCCTCGGCTGAAGGGCGATTGGAGCGGAAAGCCAGTTATTGAGCAGAATACTTGCTACCGAATGCAGTGGGGATCTGCCCAACGGTGCGAGGGATGGAAatccttgttcaatgatgaaacTG TTGATGGGCTCGTGAAGTGCGAAAAGTGGATACGTGATGATGACAACCGGATGGAAGAGTCAACAGCAACATGGTGGTTAAACAGATTAATTGGTCGCACAAAAAAGATATCTATGGACTGGCCATATCCATTTGTGGAAGACAAGCTGTTTGTTCTCACTCTCAGTGCTGGGTTGGAAGGTTATCATGTCAACGTTGACGGTAGACATGTGACGTCATTCCCGTATCGCACT GCTTATGTTCTTGAGGATGCAACTGGTCTGTCAGTGAATGGCGATCTTCATGTGCATAATATTTTTGCTGGCTCATTGCCAACATCTCATCCTAGCTTTGCTCCACAGAAGAACCTAGAAATGTCATCTGAATGGCAAGCGCCACCACTTCCGGATGGGCCTGTTGAACTATTCATTGGCATACTTTCTGCAGGCAATCATTTTGCAGAACGGATGGCTGTCAGGAAATCATGGATGCGTGCAGTTAGTAAGTCTTCTGATATGGTGGCTCGGTTTTTTGTTGCTCTG CATGGAAGGAAGGAAGTGAACTTTGAATTGAAGAAAGAGGCTGAGTTCTTCGGTGACATTGTAATCGTGCCTTTTCTAGATAGCTATGATCTTGTCGTTCTCAAGACCGTTGCCATATGCGAATACGGG GTTCGCATTGTTTCTGCTCGCTATATAATGAAATGCGATGATGATACCTTTGTTAGAATTGATCCTGTGATGAACAAAGTCAAGACAGTTCCCATTGAGAAAAGTCTGTATATTGGTAACATAAACTACCACCACAAGCCCCTACGAGAAGGGAAATGGGCGGTTACATATGAG GAATGGCCTGAAGAGGATTATCCACCGTACGCCAATGGTCCTGGATACGTTGTATCGTCCGACATTGCTCGTTTTATAATATCTGATTTTGAGAAACATAAATTAAGG TTGTTCAAAATGGAAGATGTGAGCATGGGCATGTGGGTTGAGCAGTTTAATAAATCCCGAACTGTCGAATACATTCATAGTCTCAAGTTTTGCCAGTTTGGATGCATAGATGACTACTACACTGCACATTACCAGTCCCCAAGACAAATGACCTGCATGTGGGATAAATTGCAAGCAGGAAAGCCTCAATGCTGTAACATGAGATGA